The Odocoileus virginianus isolate 20LAN1187 ecotype Illinois chromosome 2, Ovbor_1.2, whole genome shotgun sequence genomic interval GGGTTAACATTAGGGGGACTGGAGACAGCTCAGTGCCCCAGATAAGCAGATGGTGTTATATCCAGTCCCATCCTTCTTCAAACAGTGCCCATGGCTATAAACTCCTATTTCTGTGGGAATCTACCTGCAAACCTCTCAGTGTGGCTCATCAGACTCTCGACTCTTCACAGTACAGAGCAGAAAGGTTCTGCTGGGCCCAGTACATTCTCTGACCGTGCTGCAGACACTGAACTGCCACTGCTACATTCAAGAAAGTAAGATTCTTCACCCTCCTCCCATCCACCTGCCAAAGCTTGCCCCTCCTCAGGAACCAGCCCGAACCCCAGCTCTGTGGGCCTTTCTGACTGCAGGACACCTGGGCTGGTCTCTCTTCTGAGAACCAGCTTGCCACACATGCCTTAGAGTTGTTCTCTGGGAGTTTCGATTTGTGTGACTTGTCTCTCCTATTGCCTTTGGATGCCCTGGAAGCCTGaaataactttttcctttttattagaaAAGTGGgtttgaagtcaagtggtcctgaCATATGACTACAAGCGATGTGACTTTGGCCAAACCACCTTTTCTAAGCATGTCTGCATCTGTAAATGGTTGAAAGTTTAGCATAGGATTACATGAGAAGGTGGAAAAATTCCTGCTTGTGCTAAGTTTTCAAAAAATGAGTTCTGTCTCCATTTCCCATCTCTGAAACTTGCTAACAGCTCTTTTCCCAAAGCAGGTTCTTCCTGAACATTAGAGCAGTTTGGACCATCATGTGCCAACTCAATCTGTAGAAGTCATTGGATGCCTCACTATCTAAGAGGCCTCAAAGTTGAGGGTGATTAACTACCTTGTTTGTCCTTATACTCCTACTGCACATGGTGCTTTGTACCCAGAGGGTGCTAAGTGAGTCTGTTGGATCCAGAAATTTCTCTAATGCTACTGAAGTTCATGGATTGGAATAGTTCACACACTTCCCCAACCCGCCTAGCTCAGGGTTCCCCAGGCAAAGGGTGCCTCAGCGCCCCTGACCTAGTCCAGCCTAAAAAATCCAGCGAAGCGGTCTCCCAGGGAGAGTAGGttgtgggggtgggctggggttggaggttggggtgtgtgtgtgtgtgtggtgctccTCCCAGGGATGGCAGCTGAGGTTCTGAGGATGCAGTGGTCACCTGAGCCCCTGAGGACAGGACTGACCAGAGCAGAGGAGAATAAAGGCTTTCAGCAGGGGCTCCCAGACTCCTGGTCATGGACCAGTACCTTCTTGACTGATGGCattaaagtacacaataaatgtaatatgcttgaatcatcctgaaactgtccccacccctccaccccccactataggaaaattgtcttccatgaaatcggtggtccctggtgccaagaaggttggggaccgctggcCTAGAGGAGAATGAACCTCACCATCAGGGCCCAGATGCTCAGCACTCCATTCCCCATGACTCACGCACCTGAATGGAGGAAGGAGGGCCAGACGTGGATCAGTGGAAAACAGGCCTCAGCAGTACAGAGAGAATGGTGTGTTCCTGCCCAGAACCTCCAAGGGCCACCACTCTGAAAATTGGGGCCTGCCTGCTCCCCTGACCAGAACAGGGGCTTGCCCAGCAAGGTGCTCTTGTATTTGAGAAACTCTTCTCATTTTCTAGAAAAAAGCTCTGCCTATTGGACTTAGCATCCTCTGCTAAAGCCAGGATACACTCAAGGAAGCAAGAAGCAGAGGCAGCTCAGCTGCTTTATTAAGTCAGTAGAAAAGTAACTATACAGATTTGAGGTGCAAGAAGGGAGACGGGCTGATTGGGCCCCAACCCCTGCGGCCCCACCTCCATGCTAGATAGCTCCAGTCCAGTCCAGTGTCTGAAGCGTGGTCCCCACATGTGTGCATCTGAGCACAAGGCCTATCTGGATGCCCCAGAGCAGCAACTAAGGGTGCAGCCTCTGTGGAGGGCACGAGATCCCATCCCCAGCAGCTGGGCCTGAGCAGAGGCTGAGGGGTCGGGGCCTAGAAGCGGCCCAGCACAGTGGCCAACAGAGCCATGCGGATGTACATGCCGTTCTCTGCCTGGCGGAAGTAGGCAGCTCGGGGATCTGAGTCCACCTCCACACTGCAAGAGAAGGAAGAGTTACTGCCCGGCCCAAGACAGCCTGAACTGGACTGAGTGCAGGCCCCCGCCCCCATGCCCCTAAGCACAGCCCCAATCTTGATGCCAGATCACCTGATCTCATTGACACGGGGCATTGGGTGCATCACCACCATCTTCTTCTTGGCCCGGGTCATGATGTGCGGAGTGAGGATGAACTGGCCAAAGCACTGTGGGAAGGGAGGAGCCCTCGTAAGCACCTCAGGGCCATGGTGGCTACATAGAGCCTGGGCCCCTACCGCCAGTCCCCGGAGGCAGTTATCACAACCGAGGGGCCCAGCCGTCCTGGCTGCTAGTCTGGAATGCCAGCAGCTAAACTCCGGGCTGCTCCTCCCCGCTTCGCACTTACTGCTTCATACTCCTGGGTGGAGCCGAAGCGCTCCTTCTGGATGCGCGTCATGTAGAGCACGTCGGTGTCCGGCAGCGCCTCCTCGATGCTCTCGAATTCCTCCTAGATGGTGAGGCCCTGCCCGGGTGAGCATGGTGCCGGCACTGACCGCCCAAGCcaggtccctccccaccccttcacGGGAGGCCTCCCAGGGCCTGACCTGCTTGGTGCCACGGGAGGCCACGAAGGCCCGCACGTCAGAGGGCATGCGCAGGCTAGGAGGCGCCACGTAGCGCAGGCTGACGCGGTACTGGGTGAGCAGGCAGGCCAGCGAATGCACCGTGCGGCCATGCTTCAGGTCGCCCACCATCGTGATCTGGGCAGGGAacggatgggggtgggggggcagcccGTCACCAGGAGGGCCCCCAGACAgagcactcccccacccccattttgaAGCTTTCAGCCTCAGGACCAGAATGGAGGCCTCCTTGATGCAACAGGCCCTGAAATGCAGAAACTgcttcccacctgcctccctctcctgacTGTCCCAGGGCAGGCCTCCGAGCCCTGCCTGCACCCTTACTGTCATGCCATTGACCGTCCCAAGCTCCTCCCGGATGGTGAAGATGTCCAGCAAGGCCTGGGTAGGGTGCTCTCCAACTCCGTCCCCTGCGTTGATCACTGGTCTCCGGCAGTGCTTGGCTGCCAGCTGTGACACGGGGACAAGGAAGGAGAATTCTGAGTCTCAGGGACCCCCACTCCCCGCCGCAGTCCCACTTCTCCTGGGTCCCCTCACCCATCTGGCGCCACCTGAGCCCTGCAGTTACAGGAAGTGTCTGTGGGTCCTGCCCAGTCGATCCCTCGCTGGCGCAGAGGCCGGCCTCACCTCCACCGCCCCGGGCTGGGGGTGCCGCAGCACGACGACGTCGGCATAGCAGCTCATGGTCTGCACAGAGTCAGCCAAAGACTCGCCCTTCTGGACGGAGGACGTGGCTTCGGAGAAGCTGAGCACGGCGCCCCCGAGCCGGGCCATGGCTGCTGCAAAGGAGCTGCTGGTCCGCGTGCTCACCTCGTAGAACATGGAGGCCATCACCTTCCCCTAGCAGGcaagatgcatgtgtgtgtgtgtagctgtgtCCATCCTGGGGAGCACGTGGGCTGCTGCCTGCTTCATCAACATGTGCTAGAGGGGTGCCAAGAAAACCCTTCCCCAAAACCTCCCTGTGACCCGTTGGAGCCCCGGCATCTCCAACAATGTGTTCCTGTGAGCTAAAGGTCTGCCTCCAAAAAGCTACTGTTAAGCGTCTGAATGAGACATTTGTTCTCTGGGAGAGGAAATACCCAGTTCTCTTCCACAAAGACATCAGTATCAACCAACGGACTGGGTTACTGGGCCTGTGTGCTGGCACTCAGGGCTCACAGGTCAGCTGCATACTTATCAGAGGAAGGCCACCACGGAGGCGGCCTAGAGCAGCACATCAGACCAGGGCTTACCTATGGAGGGTGTGGACTCCCATGGGGGAACccaaggtgggggagggagaccCCTCTGACTACTTATGGAGCCCTGCCCACTGGGCCTGTATCCTCAGCCCACAGCCCTGACCCTGACCTTGAGGATGTCGAGGCTCCGCTCCTTCTGTACCATCATGCGCAGTGTGTGTGCCACGTTGAACAGGTGAGACATCTGAGAAAGATCCCGAGTcagctggaaagggtgtggaccCCAGGGCTCCTGGCCCCAGCTCTCCAGATCCTCACAGCTCCGGgtggccccctcctccctcccccaggcaCCTGATCCTTGGTGAACTGCTGGACGGACAGGATATGTTGGCCCACTAGTGAGTGCAGCAGGGGTGAGGTCTGGGGGTGCAGCAGGCCAGGGGTCCCCAGGTTCTGGGGTGACGCCTGTCTAGGTACTGGTGGTGGAGGGTAGCAGATGCCATCAAGGGTTCCCATCAGCTCTGCAGAGTGAGGGGCGTGGCAGAAGAGTCTGGTCAGAGGGCTCCTCCTACCCAGGCCAGATCAGAGAGGTCCCCAAAGGTGAGCAAGTGTGTGCTCAGGGCAGTCTCTCACCTGGCTCAGCTGCCTTCCGGGAGGTCTTCTCCTTTGGCTCCTCAGCTACAAACAGGGCGACAGGACAGATGTAAACCTGCACCTGGGGTGTGTGAAGAGCCCCGGCTTCCCGGGACTCTAGATTACAGTGTCTGTGTTAAACCAGTTCACACCACGGTAGCGGCAGGAGGTTAGCTGAGGGCAAGGGTGGCAGCCCTGGGCATGGACCCATGATTTCCCACGGGGGCTGTTGGGTGTGATCAGCGGTGCCCTCCCGGGACCCTCCCAGCTGGCAAAGGGATCCTAGGCAAGGGGGGCGGCCAGGCCCACAGCAACCGACAACCTGGATTTTACCCCACGCTCTGCTGCCCCATGGGGTCCCAGCTCCCGGGCGGAGGAACACAGCTGCCCATGACAAAAAAGGGCCTGTGAGAAGAGGCTGAGGGATGCCTACCTCACACTGGGTGGGCTGATTTAGGCACAGGGGGTCAGACGAGGATTGGGGCAGTAGGAAGGATGAGGGAAATGGATGGAGGGACTGGAATAGCTCTGAGGCCAAAGAGCCCCCAAACTCGGGCCACCTGGGACACTTCAGGGAAGAGGAGCCTATCCCTACACATGTCTAGGTCCAGGCGGCCCCACCCTCTGAGTCACAGGATCTTTCTCTTACCCGGCAAACCTGGGTCAGAGGCTCGGTGGATCCGGGGAGGTAGGTGGAAGCGGCCGTCGGGGAGTGCTGGGCCACTCCGGCGGGGCCTCTCCGGGGTCTGGAGAGAGAACACCGGGTAGTGACATGACCCTCCTCAACTTCAGTCCCTCAAGAAAAGCCAAACTGCCTCCTGTCCACTCCATCATGTCCCCTCAACCTGCTCTCTCAATGAGCTGCCCCCAGTGGGGGTGGGCCCACTGGCCTCTTCGAGATTTCTCTCTGGTTGGGTTAATGGATTAGTATTTCCCACAGGAAGCCTCCTAAATAAGAGTTAATTTGCAGTAGACAGGGTAGGTGGTGAGGATTTTAACTGTTAAGTGATGGACCTTCCATTGCCCTTGAACCATCAATTAAAACGTTTGTGCTGTTTATACATGCCCCTGACTATACCCCCATGCCCGCCACCCAGCCCTGAAAACTACCGTGGTTAGCTCACTGGCAGCCGGGGCCGAGGGCGTGAGCTGCGGAACAGCACCCTGTGGCCACTTGCGGACGTCCTGTCCATAGCCCGGTGGCACCAGCACCTGTGGACAGAAGGCAGGGAGGGCAAGTGAGCCAGGCAGGCAAGAGGTGGAAGCTGGCAAGCAGAAAAGATGCCCTGGGGAACTGTGCCTGGAGGGGTAGTGGGACCATGCAGACCTGCTGGGGTGAAGAGAACGGCACCCAGTAGGTCACAACTGCCCAGGCCTGGGCCACACACGTACCTGCCCATCAATATAGGCCACCTCCCCGCGCAGGACCACACGGCGGACGGTGCCCTTCACCTTCTGCCCTTCAAAGGGTGTCCAGTGggccttggagaagggcatgtggCTGGGGACTGTCCATTCGTGCTCCAGATCCACCTGCCAGAGTCATGGGTCATGCTGGGCACGGGCGCAACGTGCCCAGGACTGGAGATGCCCACCCgcccctggccccacccctccACATAGATGTCCTCCTGAGGGGGGTCAGAAGAGCCccgcctgcccccagccccaccccacacctCCACATAGGTGTCCTCTTGGGGGGGCAGGTGGAAGATGCGCCGAGGGTTGTGGTGCAGTCGCTGCAGCACGTCGTCCAGGCTGAGCCGGCCCTCACTCACTGCCGTCAGCAGCAGGGGCAGCATGGTCTCCAGCCCCGGGAAGCCAGGGGGAGGCCGGGGCCCACACTTCTCCTCCACagtgtggggggctgggggagagagcACCACCCTCAGAACAGTGGCCTCCACGCCTGGGGAGTCACACACGCCACCAGGAAGGGCCTCGCCAGCAACCCCGACTCTAGCTTTTCCTGGGAATCtgaagacagggaagctgggACTGCCACCATCTTCAGGGTCCACACCTTCCACCCAGACACTCTCATTTACTGTTTCCTCGTTTGCTCATTCGTTCTCTCAGTAAATACCTATCAAGCGCCTATGACAGACCAGGAACTTGGTTGGAGTCCCACCTAGACCAAGCCCAGGCATCATGGAGCCCAAGGTCCTGACCCAGATCCCCTGGGCCAGGGGGTACGTCCCGGGCCCTCTCACCATGGTCGGAGGCAAAGCAGTCGATGACGGCCATGTTCTCCCACAGGGCTTCTACGTCTTCCCGGGAGCCAAGCTCGGGCCGAACCTCCCCTTTCCCGGGCCCCAGACGCTCCAGGTCATCACGGCTCAGGAACAGATGGTGGGGTGCCACCTCACAGGTCACCGGCAGCCCCTGCGCCTTTGCTGCTTTAATCAGCAGGATCTGGGGGAGAGCAGGGAGACCTCGAGGAGGGGGGCATCCCTCAAGGCCCTGACCTGCACAGTTCCTGCAGCCAACCTCCCCTCCTGGAAAGTCACGGGGCAGGCGTGCTGAGCCGCCCCTGCCCCCAAGGACCATCCTGATCACCTGGAGTCACTGGGAAAGCCACTGGGGCACCTTTGGGGCTCTCACCTCCTCCTTCCGTGCCACGTGACAGATGTGCACCGAGCGCTGGGTCAGCTGGGCCACCATGAGGATGGCTGCGACACTCTGCCGCTCAGCGTGGGCCacgatggggaggtgggagggccaTGTCTCGAAGTGCTGGGGACAGGAAGAAGGTTCTGGGACCCTGCAGTGCCCGAGCCCTTGCAGGGCTCCTGACCCGCACTGCCGAAGCCTGCTGTGAGGGGGCCCTCACACCAGGGGTACTGGCTGGCtggcccctcccccgcccacccCCTACCTCCATCCACTGGACCACACTGTCCAGCCGCAGTTCAGAGAAGGTCTCGTTGAGGTAGAGCTTCAGCCCCGCAGCAGACCCAGCCACGGTGCCCAGGGTCCCTGCATTTTCTGACGAGGCTCCGAGGAATAAGGCATAGTCACAGCGGGCGCTGGCCTCTGCCAGCTGGAAGGAATACATTCGAGATAGGGCCCATCAGCACCTGTGCCAGCCTGGCTCACATGGCCTGGCCCCTGGGGAGGGGTAGAAGGAGCAGGGTACAGGGAGGTGGGGGATGTGGGTCACCAGGAAGCAGGACTGGGGCTCACCTTCTGCgccagggccagggcaggggcgTCGGTGATGGGGGGCCGGGTATTAGGCATGGCACACACCATGGTGACACCCCCAGCCAGGGCAGCAGCTGTGCCCGAGGCGAAGTCCTCCTTGTGTGTCCCCCCTGGTTCCCGCAGGTGCACATGGACGTCGATCAATCCTGGGAGAACACACAGGCAGCAGGTTGGAGGGAGAGTCAGAGACTCGAAGGGCATCAAGGTAGGAAAACAAGCAGCGACTGACACCAGTGAGAGGTGGCGAAGCTCTCAGTCAGGGGCATCGCGGATGGAGAATAAAGAGCTAAGAGTGAGGAAGATTCTGGGCCCTTCCCACTCTGAACAGCCCAGGGTGGAATGGGCCCCATGGCCGTCCTTCACAGCAGCCCCTACTGGTGTCCAGGAGCCAGGTTCTCTCCCGAGATGCACTTACCAGGTAGCCGCACGAGCTTCTGGGAGGTCATGCAGTCAACGTGCACCTTCAAAGGAGGGGCTGGTCCGATCTGTCCCAGTGCCTGCAGGTGAAAAATCAGGGTCAGCAAAGATTGAAGGgcagcctgggagctgcagatGGGGCTTGGGTTTTCCCATAAACCAGGCTTCTGACTCTCTACATCTATCTTCTCTGTTTGCAGCCACAAAGCCTGATGACTAGCGAGGCCACTCCATGCAGAGATTCCCCAGCCCCAGAGCATGCTCACTTCTGCCTCCTCCCTTGCTGACACTGGCTGCCCCAGTCCCAGTGCCCGGGGTCTCAGTTACCTCCACAAACAGTTTGGTGCACTTGATATCAATGATGAGGGGTACGGAGAAGTCAGCGGCCAGGCGCCGCGTGCGGTAGCCCTTGGTAACGAAGGAAGAAAGACGCCGGCCCCCGGCCCCACGCATAGACAGGTTAATCACGAGCTCAAAGTTTTTCTCAGCGAGCTGCTCCAAGATGCTTCGCTGTGGTGGGCACTCTCCATCCACTGCCTCTTCAAAATGCCAGTCCACAGCCGTCACCTGTGGCCCAGAGATAAGACCAGAGCAACCTAAGCCTGGCAGGGGGTCAGGGGGCCAGCCTGAAGGCAGGGGAGGTGGCCCAGGAGCCcatgaggaagaaactgaggaccCACAGGAGGGGGACCAGGTCATTTCACTTTGCTGCAGGCAAAGCATTTTTCTTGACCGGAAAATCTCTACACTATGGTTACCAAGGAGTCTGCAATATGGAGCTCACACAATACACAGAGAGAGGAAATTATGGAAGGAAATATGCCAGAATGTTAACAGTGGTGGAGAGATCACGagggatttttttctctcattttctgtaTACTCTACTGTTCTACGTGGAACAGACGATTCATACAATGATATGGAAAGCAGGGAAACAGGGAGAGAATCCCACGTGCTCTCACATCTCAGGGTGGGCAgtggcagggttggggggggcACCCCATACCTTGACGCCATGCTCTGTGTAGAAGTCAGCGGTGCCCAGGCTGGCATAGAGGCTGTAACCCAGGCTCTCCAGCAGCCTCACAGTTGGGAGCAACTCACTTTTGTTCTGAAGAAGGGAGGATGAGGTTGTGTTTCTCCTGTCCTCCACTTCAAGTTAGCCCTGGCCCAGGGAGCCATGGCCATCTGTACCTGCCCCCTCTGACCTCTTCAGGGCCCACCCTACCCTCTACCCTACTACCCCCCATGTGGGTTCTTACCTTATAGCTGCCAATGGTCAGCAAAATGTTCTTCTTGGGGATCTTAAAACCAGTGCTGAGCATGGCCTTGAGGTAGGCCTCACAGCGGCTCTCCCCAAAGCCGGCCACTTCCCCAGTACTGGTCATCTCCACACCCAGCACCACGTCAGCACCCGCCAGGCGGGAGAATGAGAACTGGGGCACCTGAGGGAGCAGGAGGTGAAAGCAGCCCACATCCCTGCACCAGGAGGGGTGGCAATGATCCCCTCTCTCAGCCTTCTCCAGACAGGGTGAGCCTTCCCTGTGCTGCCCTACATGAACCCGCCAATCGCTGGCTACTTCTCAAACATGCTTGCGCTTCCCTTGGCCTCCACGAGGCTACTCCCCAGCCTTGGAATATTCCTCAACAAGCTCGGCAAATCTCAAATCTTGACTACACTCCAAGGCTCAGTCCAAACACCACCTCTTTTCTTGAACCTTCCCTGGTCACCCTCTATGGAAATGGCACCTCCTTGAGCATTTCATTTTGGTCTCTACTCTGCAGGTTTATCACATGCTATTCTAGAAACAAGCTGTTTGGGACCCGACATCTCTTGCCTCCCATCACTAGAGTGGACGCTCCTCAGGGAGGAGGGCCATCTTGTTGCCCTGACCACCCAGCAAGGCCTTGCCCACAGGAGGTGCTTGCTTTATACGGCAATGGACATAGAGCTCGGGCAGCAGGTGAACTCCCTCCTGCTATCTGCCTCCCTGCTGACCGCTAACCTGGGGCTTCAGTCTTCCTTACCTTTACCCCCACAACTCCAGAGCCAGTCATGAGTCCCACAGGCTCCACTTCTTCCCCCATGATGACCCGTGTCGCCAAGGCTACTAGGTCCACACCTAGTGTCTTGGAGACGAAGGGGAAGGAGCGAGACACACGCACGTTGCATTCAATGACTTTCAGCTGGTCGTCCTGGGCAGACAGAGATTGGTCAGGCCTTCTGCAAGTGGGCTTGTGACACCACCCCACTGAATCGGGTCTTCCCCTCACTCATCGTTCTGTGGGTCATCAACCCAGGACAGGGGGCAGGTTGACTGTCACAAACATTGTGGGCCTGAGATGTgaccccacccctccagctcTCCTCCCCCAATGAGGGTTCCCCAGCACAGTGGCCAGCACAGAACAAAGAGGCGCCACGGTCCTCAGGTCCCTTTCTGTAGCCCCATCTCATTACCTTGGCAATGAGCTGCAGATTGAAGGGTCCTGTGACTTGAAGCTCCTGGCCCACGGCATGCACAATGGCTTTGATCCGCTCCAGAGTTTTGGCAGTGATGTCCTGTGGTGGGGTCACCAGTGTGGCATCACCTGAATGCACACCTGCGTTCTCCACGTGTTCAGAGATGGCAATAGCTGCCACCACACCATCACAAGCCACAGCATCCACGTCAATCTCCTATTGGGGCAATGTGCACAGGGCAAGATGGTGAACAGCAAGggctatttccttttctcacttGCCCCTACAGGAAGCTTCCCTGCTTTTAAGAGCCCTGGCACAACCCGTCCTTCCCAGATCAGAGACAGGGGAGTCGCCTCCGTGGCTGAAAGACTGCTTTCAGAGACTCATCTGCAGCCTCCCACCTTGGCCTCCTGGATGAACTTGGAGATGACCACGGGGTGCTCCTTGGAGACAGCTGCTGCACTGCTCAAGAAACGCTCCAAGTCCCCATCGGTGTAGGCCACGTTCATAGCAGCACCGCTTAGCACATAGGAGGGGCGCACGACACAGGGGTACCCCACGGTCTGGCAAAACTGGCGAGCAGACTAAGGGCACAGGGAGCTTAGCTGTGTTGCACGCACTCACCCATGATGCCATCTGgcctccagcccccacccaggCCTCAGCCCACCTCTAGGTCACTGAGCTCCCTCCACTGAGGCTGGCTGATACCAATGGTGTCCAGGAGCCGGGAGAACTTAAAACGGTTCTCAGCTGAGTCAATGGCTTCTGGGGAGGTGCCCA includes:
- the CAD gene encoding multifunctional protein CAD isoform X2, whose protein sequence is MAALVLEDGSVLRGQPFGAAVSTAGEVVFQTGMVGYPEALTDPSYKAQILVLTYPLIGNYGIPLDEVDEFGLSKWFESSGIHVAGLVVGECCPTPSHWSATCTLHEWLQQHGIPGLQGVDTRELTKKLREQGSLLGKLVQDGTEPSTLPFLDPNARPLVPEVSTKVPRVFNAGGTPRILALDCGLKYNQVRCLCQRGAEVTVVPWDHALDSQEYEGLFLSNGPGDPASYPSLVSTLSRVLSEPNPRPIFGICLGHQLLALAIGAKTYKMRYGNRGHNQPCLLVGSGRCFLTSQNHGFAVETDSLPPSWLPLFTNANDHSNEGIVHESLPFFSVQFHPEHQAGPSDMELLFDIFLETVKEATAGNPGGQTVRERLAERLCLPGIPTPGSGLTAPRKVLILGSGGLSIGQAGEFDYSGSQAIKALKEENIQTLLINPNIATVQTSQGLADKVYFLPITPHYVTQVIRNERPDGVLLTFGGQTALNCGVELTKAGVLARYGVRVLGTPVETIELTEDRRAFASRMAEIGEHVAPSEAANSLEQAQAAAERLGYPVLVRAAYALGGLGSGFASNKEELSALVAPAFAHTSQVLVDKSLKGWKEIEYEVVRDAYGNCVTVCNMENLDPLGIHTGESIVVAPSQTLNDREYQLLRQTAIKVTQHLGIVGECNVQYALNPESEQYYIIEVNARLSRSSALASKATGYPLAYVAAKLALGIPLPELRNSVTGGTAAFEPSLDYCVVKIPRWDLSKFLRVSTKIGSCMKSVGEVMGIGRSFEEAFQKALRMVDENCVGFDHTVKPVSDMELETPTDKRIFVVAAALWAGYSVDRLYELTRIDRWFLHRMKRIIAHTQLLEQHRGQPLPPDLLHQAKRLGFSDKQIALAVLSTELAVRKLRQELGICPAVKQIDTVAAEWPAQTNYLYLTYWGTTHDLSFRTPHVLVLGSGVYRIGSSVEFDWCAVGCIQQLRKMGYKTIMVNYNPETVSTDYDMCDRLYFDEISFEVVMDIYELENPEGVILSMGGQLPNNMAMALHRQQCRVLGTSPEAIDSAENRFKFSRLLDTIGISQPQWRELSDLESARQFCQTVGYPCVVRPSYVLSGAAMNVAYTDGDLERFLSSAAAVSKEHPVVISKFIQEAKEIDVDAVACDGVVAAIAISEHVENAGVHSGDATLVTPPQDITAKTLERIKAIVHAVGQELQVTGPFNLQLIAKDDQLKVIECNVRVSRSFPFVSKTLGVDLVALATRVIMGEEVEPVGLMTGSGVVGVKVPQFSFSRLAGADVVLGVEMTSTGEVAGFGESRCEAYLKAMLSTGFKIPKKNILLTIGSYKNKSELLPTVRLLESLGYSLYASLGTADFYTEHGVKVTAVDWHFEEAVDGECPPQRSILEQLAEKNFELVINLSMRGAGGRRLSSFVTKGYRTRRLAADFSVPLIIDIKCTKLFVEALGQIGPAPPLKVHVDCMTSQKLVRLPGLIDVHVHLREPGGTHKEDFASGTAAALAGGVTMVCAMPNTRPPITDAPALALAQKLAEASARCDYALFLGASSENAGTLGTVAGSAAGLKLYLNETFSELRLDSVVQWMEHFETWPSHLPIVAHAERQSVAAILMVAQLTQRSVHICHVARKEEILLIKAAKAQGLPVTCEVAPHHLFLSRDDLERLGPGKGEVRPELGSREDVEALWENMAVIDCFASDHAPHTVEEKCGPRPPPGFPGLETMLPLLLTAVSEGRLSLDDVLQRLHHNPRRIFHLPPQEDTYVEVDLEHEWTVPSHMPFSKAHWTPFEGQKVKGTVRRVVLRGEVAYIDGQVLVPPGYGQDVRKWPQGAVPQLTPSAPAASELTTTPERPRRSGPALPDGRFHLPPRIHRASDPGLPAEEPKEKTSRKAAEPELMGTLDGICYPPPPVPRQASPQNLGTPGLLHPQTSPLLHSLVGQHILSVQQFTKDQMSHLFNVAHTLRMMVQKERSLDILKGKVMASMFYEVSTRTSSSFAAAMARLGGAVLSFSEATSSVQKGESLADSVQTMSCYADVVVLRHPQPGAVELAAKHCRRPVINAGDGVGEHPTQALLDIFTIREELGTVNGMTITMVGDLKHGRTVHSLACLLTQYRVSLRYVAPPSLRMPSDVRAFVASRGTKQEEFESIEEALPDTDVLYMTRIQKERFGSTQEYEACFGQFILTPHIMTRAKKKMVVMHPMPRVNEISVEVDSDPRAAYFRQAENGMYIRMALLATVLGRF